Proteins encoded together in one Octopus sinensis unplaced genomic scaffold, ASM634580v1 Contig05964, whole genome shotgun sequence window:
- the LOC115227630 gene encoding protein ZBED8-like — MCGLWLSNDKCFHEEIKIVRPSTVEASCFCWKGAQLFQEESGVTPKECSKNFRILLKKSNEHNNKTLKVSYAVSELVAKVGKPHTIAERLVKPAMLICAKELLGEQAANILQKIPLSNDTVKRRQIEMAENLEKQLVEKLKVSKFSLQIDETTINNSALLLTYVRYIDAMAIHEEMLFIKKLIDTRSDTIYAAVYDYLYDNGIPLSNLLQIATDGASAMTGKQNGFVAKLKKVAPHILAIHCIIHREHLCAKSLNDDMEHALKVAVSTVNFVKAMLCMTAYFNIYVNMRTTRDSSCTLK, encoded by the coding sequence ATGTGTGGACTGTGGCTTAGTAATGACAAATGTTTCCATGAAGAAATCAAAATTGTTCGCCCATCAACAGTTGAAGCATCCTGCTTCTGTTGGAAAGGAGCGCAGCTATTTCAGGAAGAAAGTGGAGTTACGCCAAAAGAATGCTCCAAAAACTTTAGAATTCTGCTTAAAAAAAGCAATGAGCATAATAACAAGACACTAAAAGTCAGTTATGCAGTGAGTGAACTGGTTGCTAAGGTGGGGAAGCCACATACAATTGCAGAACGTCTGGTGAAGCCAGCAATGTTGATCTGTGCTAAAGAACTGCTAGGAGAACAGGCTGCCAACATTCTACAAAAAATCCCATTGTCTAATGACACAGTGAAGAGAAGGCAAATTGAAATGGCAGAAAACCTCGAGAAACagcttgtggaaaaattaaaagtttctAAGTTCTCACTACAAATTGATGAGACAACAATCAACAATTCTGCCTTATTACTTACTTATGTCCGATATATTGATGCAATGGCAATTCATgaagaaatgttatttataaaaaaGTTGATTGACACACGAAGCGACACTATATATGCGGCTGTTTACGACTATCTGTACGATAATGGGATCCCTCTGTCAAATCTGTTGCAGATTGCAACAGACGGTGCCAGCGCTATGACCGGCAAACAGAATGGCTTTGTAGCTAAATTAAAAAAAGTTGCCCCTCATATATTGGCAATTCATTGCATCATCCATCGAGAACATCTTTGTGCTAAATCTCTCAATGATGACATGGAACATGCATTGAAAGTCGCTGTTTCAACAGTGAATTTTGTCAAAGCCATGCTTTGCATGACCGCCTATTTCAACATTTATGTGAACATGAGGACCACCAGAGACTCCTCATGCACACTGAAGTGA